A part of Denitratisoma oestradiolicum genomic DNA contains:
- the accC gene encoding acetyl-CoA carboxylase biotin carboxylase subunit: MFKKILIANRGEIACRVIKTARRMGIKTVAVYSEADKDARHVELADEAVCIGPAASKESYLVMDKIIAACKQTGAEAVHPGYGFLSENEEFSRTLEEQGIVFIGPKHHSVAAMGDKIASKKLAKEARVNIIPGYNDPIDTPERAVEIARDIGYPVMIKASAGGGGKGLRVAFNDKEAHEGFASCKNEAKNAFGDDRVFMEKFIEEPRHIEIQVMGDSQGNVVYLWERECSIQRRHQKVIEEAPSPFLDDATRKAMGEQAVALAKAVNYQSAGTVEFVVGGKDKGFYFLEMNTRLQVEHPVTEMITGLDLVELMIRVAAGEALPFKQNEIKREGWAMECRINAEDPFRNFLPSTGRLVKYQPPKEVAGLVRVDTGVYEGGEISMFYDSMIAKLIVHGATRDQAIARMREGLNAFVIRGVASNIAFQAALMKNPRFVNGNFNTGLIGEEYPKGFNAADVVHDDPAMLVCVAAAMHRQYLQRNTEISGQMPGHAFKPGADYVVILGDAHHPVTIHAASGGWDVSFAGDRHEVRSDWQFGQSLYQGSFNGNHFCMQVERAGLKYRLFHWGTQADVMVMNAHAAAMQKLMPFKAPPDTSKFLLSPMPGLLTEIAVAPGQEVKAGETLAKIEAMKMENVLKAERDCVVDKLLAKAGESLTVDQAIIGFK; encoded by the coding sequence ATGTTCAAGAAGATACTGATTGCAAACCGCGGCGAGATCGCCTGCCGCGTCATCAAGACCGCCCGCAGGATGGGCATCAAGACCGTGGCCGTGTATTCCGAGGCGGACAAGGATGCGCGCCATGTGGAACTGGCCGACGAGGCCGTGTGCATCGGCCCGGCAGCGTCCAAGGAAAGCTATCTGGTGATGGACAAGATCATCGCCGCCTGCAAGCAGACCGGCGCCGAGGCGGTCCATCCGGGCTACGGCTTCCTCTCGGAAAATGAGGAGTTCTCCCGCACCCTGGAGGAGCAGGGCATCGTCTTCATCGGCCCCAAGCATCACTCGGTGGCGGCCATGGGCGACAAGATCGCCTCCAAGAAGCTTGCCAAGGAAGCCCGGGTCAACATCATTCCCGGCTACAACGACCCCATCGACACCCCGGAGCGGGCCGTGGAGATCGCCCGGGACATCGGCTACCCGGTGATGATCAAGGCCTCCGCCGGCGGCGGCGGCAAGGGCCTGCGCGTGGCATTCAACGACAAGGAAGCCCATGAGGGTTTCGCCTCCTGCAAGAACGAGGCAAAGAACGCCTTCGGCGACGACCGGGTGTTCATGGAGAAGTTCATCGAGGAGCCCCGCCACATCGAGATCCAGGTGATGGGCGACAGTCAGGGCAATGTGGTGTACCTGTGGGAGCGCGAGTGCTCCATCCAGCGCCGCCACCAGAAGGTGATCGAGGAAGCTCCCTCCCCCTTCCTCGACGACGCTACCCGCAAGGCCATGGGCGAACAGGCCGTGGCCTTGGCCAAGGCCGTGAATTACCAGTCCGCCGGCACCGTGGAATTCGTCGTGGGCGGCAAGGACAAGGGCTTCTACTTCCTGGAGATGAACACCCGGCTCCAGGTGGAGCACCCCGTCACCGAGATGATCACCGGCCTGGACCTGGTGGAGCTGATGATCCGCGTTGCCGCCGGCGAGGCCCTGCCCTTCAAGCAGAACGAGATCAAACGCGAAGGATGGGCCATGGAGTGCCGCATCAACGCCGAGGACCCCTTCCGCAACTTCCTGCCCTCCACCGGCCGCCTGGTGAAATACCAGCCGCCGAAGGAAGTGGCGGGCTTGGTGCGGGTGGATACCGGCGTCTATGAGGGTGGCGAAATCTCCATGTTCTACGACTCCATGATCGCCAAGCTGATCGTGCACGGCGCCACCCGGGATCAGGCCATCGCCAGGATGCGGGAAGGCCTCAACGCCTTCGTGATCCGCGGCGTGGCCTCCAACATTGCCTTCCAGGCTGCCCTGATGAAGAATCCCCGTTTCGTGAACGGCAACTTCAACACCGGCCTGATCGGCGAGGAATATCCCAAGGGCTTCAATGCCGCCGACGTGGTGCATGACGACCCGGCCATGCTGGTCTGCGTCGCCGCCGCCATGCATCGCCAGTACCTGCAACGCAACACCGAAATCTCCGGCCAGATGCCCGGCCACGCCTTCAAGCCGGGCGCGGACTACGTGGTTATCCTGGGTGATGCCCATCATCCGGTGACCATCCATGCCGCCTCCGGCGGCTGGGATGTCAGCTTTGCCGGCGACCGCCACGAGGTGCGCTCCGACTGGCAGTTCGGCCAGTCTCTCTACCAGGGCAGCTTCAACGGCAACCACTTCTGCATGCAGGTGGAGCGCGCCGGACTCAAGTACCGGCTGTTCCACTGGGGCACCCAGGCCGACGTGATGGTGATGAACGCCCATGCCGCCGCGATGCAGAAGCTGATGCCCTTCAAGGCGCCGCCGGATACCTCCAAGTTCCTGCTCTCCCCGATGCCCGGCCTCCTGACCGAGATCGCCGTGGCCCCGGGCCAGGAGGTCAAGGCCGGCGAGACTCTGGCCAAGATCGAGGCCATGAAGATGGAAAACGTCCTCAAGGCCGAACGGGACTGCGTGGTGGACAAGCTCCTGGCCAAGGCCGGCGAAAGCCTGACGGTGGATCAGGCCATCATCGGCTTCAAGTAG
- a CDS encoding YbeD family protein, which translates to MADETLLEFPCDFPLKIMGATRDGFAQIIVEVVLRHAPDFDAATVEMRASSSGKYLSLTCTVRATSKPQLDALYRELSGHPWVKVVL; encoded by the coding sequence ATGGCGGATGAAACCCTGCTCGAATTCCCCTGTGACTTTCCCCTCAAGATCATGGGGGCCACCCGGGACGGCTTTGCCCAGATCATCGTCGAGGTGGTGCTGCGTCATGCGCCGGACTTCGACGCCGCCACGGTGGAAATGCGGGCCTCGTCCAGCGGCAAATACCTTTCCCTGACCTGTACCGTGCGCGCCACTTCCAAGCCCCAACTGGACGCCCTGTATCGAGAATTGAGCGGCCATCCATGGGTAAAGGTGGTTCTCTGA
- a CDS encoding thioredoxin family protein: protein MLKLVRSFLLLLAFAAGTAFAGTQSFEQATFDALQKEGKPTLVMIHADWCPTCKAQAPIVLELLSSPEYRAMNALRVDFDQQKNVVKEFKATMQSTLIVFKGGKEVGRSTGDTRKDSIAALLKKAI from the coding sequence ATGCTGAAACTCGTTCGTTCCTTTCTGTTGTTGCTCGCGTTTGCTGCCGGTACCGCGTTCGCTGGAACGCAGTCCTTCGAACAGGCGACCTTCGATGCCTTGCAGAAGGAAGGTAAGCCGACACTTGTCATGATTCATGCTGATTGGTGTCCGACATGCAAGGCACAAGCGCCGATTGTCTTAGAGCTTCTGTCCAGCCCCGAGTACAGGGCCATGAATGCCTTGCGTGTGGATTTCGACCAGCAGAAGAATGTTGTCAAGGAATTCAAGGCGACGATGCAGAGCACCCTGATCGTCTTCAAGGGTGGCAAGGAAGTCGGGCGGTCAACGGGCGACACCAGAAAAGACAGTATCGCGGCCCTCCTCAAGAAGGCGATTTAA
- a CDS encoding cytochrome c biogenesis CcdA family protein: protein MDFGLASYGLSFVAGSLSTLSPCVLPILPILLGTAVLAHRLGPYVLAGGLALSFTVVGVLIASLGSSIGLDQTMLRYGAALLLLVFGLVLVSPVLQERFAGATSGLSGTGQTLLARVTLDGLPGQFMLGLLLGIVWSPCVGPTLGAAISLASQGRSLGQVTLLMGLFGLGAGVPLVVLGLLSRQAMTRIRGQLLSAGRVGKQLLGGIMLLLGGLILSGADKAFEAWVVELAPDWLISLTTSI, encoded by the coding sequence ATGGATTTCGGTCTTGCCTCCTACGGGCTGTCATTCGTTGCTGGCAGCCTGTCTACCCTTTCGCCCTGCGTCTTGCCGATCTTGCCCATTCTTCTGGGGACTGCGGTGCTCGCTCATCGTTTGGGACCCTATGTCCTGGCCGGAGGTTTGGCACTTTCCTTCACGGTGGTCGGTGTCCTGATCGCCAGCCTGGGGTCGTCCATCGGTCTCGATCAGACCATGCTTCGATATGGGGCAGCCTTGCTTCTTCTGGTGTTTGGTTTGGTGCTGGTCTCCCCAGTCCTGCAAGAGCGTTTTGCAGGAGCGACGTCCGGCTTGTCCGGGACGGGGCAAACCCTGCTTGCGCGGGTGACCCTTGATGGATTGCCAGGGCAGTTTATGCTCGGCTTGCTGCTGGGTATCGTTTGGAGTCCATGTGTCGGCCCGACGCTGGGAGCGGCAATCAGCCTGGCCAGCCAAGGACGGAGTCTGGGGCAGGTTACCTTGCTGATGGGGCTTTTCGGCCTGGGTGCGGGTGTACCTCTCGTCGTTCTGGGATTGCTTTCCCGTCAGGCCATGACGAGAATCCGGGGCCAGTTGTTGTCGGCTGGAAGGGTCGGCAAGCAGCTGTTGGGGGGCATCATGCTGTTGCTCGGCGGGTTGATCCTGAGCGGTGCGGATAAAGCCTTCGAGGCCTGGGTGGTGGAATTGGCGCCGGACTGGTTGATCAGTCTGACCACCTCAATTTGA
- a CDS encoding D-amino acid aminotransferase: MMVYLNGAWLPPGEAKVSVMDRGFLFGDGIYEVIPVYSRRPFRLAQHLERLAHSLAAVRIANPHGPAEWESLIQHIVASAEWEDQSVYLQVTRGSAPVRNHAFPKDVAPTVFLMTEALTTPVPTLRELGVKVVSAADNRWHRCDIKAISLLANCLLRQQAVDEGCAETVLFRDGILTEGAAANIFAVKAGVLLAPQKNHLMLPGITYDVVLELAAHLGLPCQVRDILEEEVREADELWLSSSTKEVLPIVELDGRSIGTGHPGPVYQAMYQAYQDFKLKVMRNGELD, encoded by the coding sequence ATGATGGTCTATCTCAACGGCGCATGGCTGCCCCCCGGCGAAGCGAAGGTTTCCGTAATGGACCGGGGCTTTCTCTTCGGCGACGGCATCTATGAGGTGATCCCGGTCTATTCCCGGCGCCCCTTCCGCCTGGCCCAGCACCTGGAACGCCTGGCCCACAGTCTGGCGGCGGTACGCATCGCCAATCCCCATGGCCCGGCGGAATGGGAAAGCCTGATTCAACACATTGTGGCCAGCGCCGAATGGGAGGACCAGTCGGTCTATCTCCAGGTCACCCGGGGCAGTGCCCCGGTACGCAACCACGCCTTTCCCAAGGACGTGGCCCCGACGGTATTCCTGATGACCGAGGCCCTCACCACACCCGTGCCAACCCTGCGGGAGCTGGGGGTGAAGGTGGTCTCCGCCGCCGACAACCGCTGGCATCGTTGCGACATCAAGGCCATCTCGCTGCTGGCCAACTGCCTGCTGCGCCAGCAGGCAGTGGATGAAGGCTGCGCCGAGACCGTGCTGTTCCGGGACGGTATCCTCACCGAGGGCGCCGCCGCCAACATCTTCGCCGTCAAGGCTGGGGTGCTGCTGGCGCCCCAGAAGAACCACCTGATGCTGCCCGGCATCACCTACGACGTGGTGCTGGAACTGGCTGCGCACTTGGGCCTGCCCTGCCAGGTGCGGGACATCCTGGAAGAGGAAGTGCGGGAGGCCGACGAACTCTGGCTCAGTTCCTCCACCAAGGAGGTCCTGCCCATCGTCGAACTGGATGGCCGCTCCATTGGCACCGGCCACCCCGGCCCGGTCTACCAGGCCATGTATCAGGCCTACCAGGATTTCAAGCTGAAGGTGATGCGCAATGGCGAACTCGATTAG
- the lipB gene encoding lipoyl(octanoyl) transferase LipB — MGKGGSLIIRRPGRVDYEPTWRAMQAFTAGRDLDTPDEIWLLEHPPVFTQGQAGKPEHLLGQTDIPVVKIDRGGQITYHGPGQLVAYLLIDLRRKDFKVREMVQRMEQALIDLLAGYGITARRQAGAPGVYVGEAKVAALGLRVKNGCSYHGLSLNVDMDLAPFASINPCGYAGLAVTQLKDLGVADDLPTVGEHLLVHLKQQLDYHHE; from the coding sequence ATGGGTAAAGGTGGTTCTCTGATCATCCGCCGCCCGGGCCGGGTGGACTACGAGCCCACCTGGCGTGCCATGCAGGCATTCACCGCCGGGCGGGACCTCGACACGCCGGACGAAATCTGGCTGCTGGAGCACCCGCCGGTGTTCACCCAGGGTCAGGCCGGCAAGCCCGAGCATCTGCTGGGCCAGACCGACATTCCGGTGGTCAAGATCGACCGGGGCGGCCAGATCACCTACCACGGCCCCGGACAACTGGTGGCCTATCTATTGATCGACCTGCGGCGCAAGGATTTCAAGGTACGGGAAATGGTGCAGCGGATGGAGCAGGCCCTGATAGATCTGCTGGCTGGCTACGGTATCACCGCCCGGCGTCAGGCCGGTGCCCCCGGCGTCTATGTGGGTGAAGCCAAGGTGGCGGCCCTGGGGCTGCGGGTCAAGAACGGTTGCAGCTACCACGGCCTATCCCTTAATGTGGACATGGACCTGGCCCCTTTTGCCAGCATCAATCCCTGCGGCTACGCAGGCCTGGCCGTTACCCAATTGAAGGATCTGGGAGTGGCGGACGATTTACCCACCGTGGGCGAGCATCTGCTCGTGCACCTGAAGCAACAACTGGACTATCACCATGAGTGA
- the meaB gene encoding methylmalonyl Co-A mutase-associated GTPase MeaB, with product MVHANLLSAADQTLVDGVLAGQRRALAKAITLIESTRTDHQQRAQQVLAALLPSTGNAIRIGISGVPGAGKSTFIEALGVWLIGQGKKLAVLAIDPSSSVNGGSILGDKTRMEQLSQREEAFIRPSPSAGSLGGVAEKTREAMLLCEAAGYDVIIIETVGVGQSETTVAGMVDMFCLLQLPNAGDDLQAIKKGIVEIADLVVINKADIDPRATAVARAQWKNALHMLRPASKHWSPPVVALSALHKEGIVDFWEQVEKYQAALKPSGEFQAKRQHQALSWMWQLIDSGLRQHFRHHPRVQENLPAFTRAVEEGLTTPAAAAHTLLDYLKH from the coding sequence GTGGTCCACGCCAACCTGCTCTCCGCAGCCGACCAGACCCTGGTGGATGGTGTGCTGGCCGGCCAGCGCCGCGCCCTGGCCAAGGCCATCACTCTGATCGAGTCCACCCGGACCGATCACCAGCAGCGGGCTCAGCAGGTACTCGCCGCCCTGCTGCCCAGCACCGGCAACGCCATCCGCATCGGTATTTCCGGTGTGCCCGGCGCCGGCAAATCCACCTTCATCGAGGCCCTGGGGGTCTGGCTCATCGGTCAGGGCAAGAAGCTGGCGGTGCTGGCCATCGACCCGTCCTCCTCGGTGAATGGCGGTTCCATCCTGGGCGACAAGACCCGCATGGAGCAGCTCTCCCAGCGGGAAGAAGCCTTCATCCGTCCCAGCCCCTCGGCCGGCTCCCTGGGCGGCGTCGCCGAGAAGACCCGGGAAGCGATGCTGCTCTGCGAGGCCGCCGGCTACGACGTGATCATCATCGAGACCGTCGGCGTCGGCCAGTCGGAGACCACGGTGGCCGGCATGGTGGACATGTTCTGCCTGCTCCAGTTGCCCAATGCCGGCGACGATCTGCAGGCCATCAAGAAGGGCATCGTCGAGATCGCCGACCTGGTGGTCATCAACAAGGCCGACATCGACCCCAGAGCCACCGCCGTGGCCCGTGCCCAGTGGAAGAATGCGCTGCACATGCTGCGCCCCGCCTCGAAACACTGGTCGCCCCCCGTGGTGGCGCTGTCGGCCCTGCACAAGGAAGGCATCGTCGATTTCTGGGAACAGGTGGAGAAATATCAGGCCGCCTTGAAGCCCAGCGGCGAGTTCCAGGCCAAGCGCCAGCATCAAGCCCTGTCGTGGATGTGGCAACTGATCGATTCCGGGCTGCGCCAGCATTTCCGCCATCACCCCCGCGTCCAGGAGAACCTGCCCGCGTTTACCCGCGCCGTCGAGGAGGGCCTGACAACGCCGGCGGCGGCGGCCCATACCCTGCTCGACTACCTCAAACACTGA
- a CDS encoding helix-turn-helix domain-containing protein, with translation MSIDNREFALHYYRASYLFARFTVPYMRSIYQEFEGDMVLTLVLGEIATRNVGQFFEKPGEPIPEAVLNDLAEQRRLLRPCNANSVSDTTGIPRETVRRKVNTLIERGWIAQDEKGYLFVTQKAAERFERFMFTTLESLLPAAQALAQTLSPGDAPGDKG, from the coding sequence ATGAGCATCGACAACCGGGAATTCGCCCTGCATTATTACCGGGCCTCCTATCTGTTCGCACGCTTCACGGTCCCCTACATGCGCAGTATCTACCAGGAGTTCGAGGGCGACATGGTGCTGACCCTGGTGCTGGGGGAGATCGCGACCCGCAACGTGGGCCAGTTCTTCGAGAAGCCCGGCGAACCCATCCCGGAGGCAGTACTCAACGACCTGGCGGAACAGCGCCGGCTGCTGCGTCCCTGCAATGCCAACTCGGTCAGCGACACCACCGGGATTCCCCGGGAAACCGTGCGGCGCAAGGTCAATACCCTGATCGAACGGGGCTGGATTGCGCAGGATGAAAAGGGATACCTGTTCGTCACCCAGAAGGCGGCGGAACGTTTCGAGCGTTTCATGTTCACCACGCTGGAATCCCTGCTTCCCGCCGCCCAGGCGCTGGCGCAGACGCTGTCACCCGGGGATGCGCCCGGCGACAAAGGCTGA
- a CDS encoding GDCCVxC domain-containing (seleno)protein: MSKIVTESKLTCPVCGHWQMETMPTDACQWFYQCVGCHTLLRPKPGDCCVFCSYGSVSCPPVQLETERQGNSAVRHQP, from the coding sequence ATGTCCAAAATCGTTACTGAATCCAAACTCACTTGCCCCGTCTGTGGTCACTGGCAGATGGAAACGATGCCCACCGACGCTTGTCAGTGGTTCTATCAGTGTGTCGGCTGCCACACACTGCTAAGACCCAAACCCGGCGACTGCTGCGTTTTCTGTTCCTACGGCAGCGTATCCTGTCCACCCGTTCAACTTGAGACGGAACGCCAGGGCAACAGTGCTGTTCGCCACCAACCATGA
- the lipA gene encoding lipoyl synthase has product MSERGIKQKGEAKTARIPIKIVPAAQPLKKPDWIRVKVGSSAGRFDEVKQALRDHALHTVCEEATCPNIGECFGKGTATFMILGDICTRRCPFCDVGHGKPLPPEAEEPEKLARTIAAMKLKYVVITSVDRDDLRDGGAQHFVDCIRAVRQHSPGTRIEVLVPDFRGRLEIALEIFDQALPDVMNHNLETVPRLYKQARPGADYDHSLQLLKDFKARHPEVTTKSGLMVGIGETDEEILAVMGDLRAHDVDMLTIGQYLAPSGHHLPVLRYVHPDTFKMYEAEAGKMGFTNAACAPLVRSSYHADQQAHGAGVGTSLP; this is encoded by the coding sequence ATGAGTGAGCGTGGCATCAAGCAGAAGGGCGAGGCCAAGACGGCCCGCATCCCCATCAAGATCGTGCCGGCGGCCCAGCCCCTGAAGAAGCCCGACTGGATCCGGGTCAAGGTGGGCAGCAGCGCGGGACGCTTCGACGAGGTCAAGCAGGCCCTGCGGGACCACGCCCTGCACACCGTCTGCGAGGAAGCCACCTGCCCCAACATCGGCGAATGCTTCGGCAAGGGCACCGCCACCTTCATGATCCTGGGCGACATCTGCACCCGCCGCTGCCCCTTCTGCGACGTGGGTCACGGCAAGCCCCTGCCCCCCGAGGCCGAGGAGCCGGAAAAGCTGGCCCGCACCATCGCCGCCATGAAGCTCAAGTACGTGGTGATCACCAGCGTGGACCGGGACGACCTGCGGGACGGCGGCGCCCAGCATTTCGTGGACTGCATCCGGGCCGTGCGTCAGCATTCACCCGGCACCCGGATCGAGGTGCTGGTGCCGGACTTCCGCGGCCGCCTGGAGATCGCCCTGGAAATTTTCGACCAGGCCCTGCCCGACGTGATGAACCACAACCTGGAAACCGTGCCCCGCCTCTACAAGCAGGCCCGGCCCGGCGCCGACTACGACCACTCCCTGCAACTGCTGAAGGACTTCAAGGCCCGCCACCCGGAGGTCACCACCAAGTCCGGCCTGATGGTGGGCATCGGCGAGACCGACGAGGAAATCCTGGCCGTGATGGGGGACCTGCGAGCCCACGACGTGGACATGCTCACCATCGGCCAGTACCTGGCCCCCTCGGGCCACCACCTGCCGGTGCTGCGCTATGTGCATCCGGACACCTTCAAGATGTACGAGGCCGAAGCGGGAAAGATGGGCTTCACCAACGCCGCCTGCGCCCCCCTGGTGCGCTCCAGCTACCACGCGGATCAGCAGGCCCATGGCGCGGGAGTTGGAACAAGCTTGCCATGA
- a CDS encoding D-alanyl-D-alanine carboxypeptidase family protein codes for MKALFRIFSLTLALLAGPAQAQLTPPSPAIAANAWLLIDHGSGQELAANRPDDRIEPASLTKLMTAYLSFAALKQGVLKPNQTVPVSETIKGVPGSRMFIEPRLPVTVDQLVRGMIVQSGNDACVALAETIAGSEAAFAERMNREARRLGLTATHFVNATGLPDPQHYTTARDLGRLVRALIRDFPEYYPIYASKEYTYNRITQPNRNRLLWLDPTVDGVKTGHTEAAGYCLIASAKRGPRRLISVVLGTDSDSARAQESLKLLNFGFQYFDGVQLYSKGQAISQLKVFKGAQGKVKAGFPDSLVISLPRDTPHDRLRVQLASRQPLVAPVAAGAVVATLKVFVDDKPWGEYPVQALEAVPVAGIIGRAWDTLWLWFE; via the coding sequence ATGAAAGCCTTATTCCGAATTTTCAGCCTGACCCTGGCCCTGCTTGCCGGCCCCGCTCAAGCCCAACTGACTCCCCCCTCCCCCGCCATCGCCGCCAATGCCTGGTTGTTGATCGACCACGGCTCCGGCCAGGAACTGGCCGCCAACCGGCCGGATGACCGGATCGAGCCGGCCTCCCTGACCAAGCTGATGACGGCCTACCTGAGCTTCGCCGCCCTGAAGCAGGGGGTGCTGAAGCCGAACCAGACCGTGCCCGTCTCCGAGACCATCAAGGGGGTGCCCGGCTCCCGGATGTTCATCGAGCCGCGCCTGCCGGTCACCGTGGATCAGTTGGTCCGGGGCATGATCGTGCAGTCCGGCAACGATGCCTGCGTCGCCCTGGCCGAGACCATTGCCGGCAGCGAGGCGGCCTTCGCCGAGCGGATGAACCGGGAGGCCCGGCGCCTGGGCCTAACCGCCACCCATTTCGTCAATGCCACGGGCCTGCCCGATCCCCAGCACTACACCACGGCCCGGGACCTGGGCCGACTGGTGCGCGCCCTGATCCGGGATTTCCCCGAGTACTACCCGATCTACGCCTCCAAGGAATACACCTACAACAGGATCACCCAGCCCAACCGCAACCGGCTGCTCTGGCTCGACCCCACGGTGGATGGGGTCAAGACCGGCCACACCGAGGCCGCCGGCTATTGCCTGATCGCCTCCGCCAAGCGCGGCCCCCGGCGCCTGATTTCCGTGGTGCTGGGCACCGATTCCGATTCGGCCCGGGCCCAGGAATCCCTCAAGCTGCTCAACTTCGGCTTCCAGTATTTCGATGGCGTGCAGCTCTATTCCAAGGGTCAGGCCATTTCCCAACTCAAGGTGTTCAAGGGTGCCCAGGGCAAGGTGAAGGCCGGCTTCCCGGACAGCCTCGTCATCTCCCTGCCCCGGGACACGCCCCATGACCGGCTCCGGGTCCAACTGGCCTCCCGCCAGCCCTTGGTGGCGCCGGTGGCGGCCGGGGCGGTAGTGGCCACCCTGAAGGTCTTCGTCGACGACAAGCCCTGGGGCGAGTACCCGGTGCAGGCCCTGGAAGCTGTGCCCGTGGCCGGAATCATCGGCCGGGCCTGGGACACCCTGTGGCTCTGGTTTGAATAA
- a CDS encoding acyl-CoA carboxylase subunit beta, with product MHDIIHQLDAKREKARLGGGQKRIDAQHAKGKLTARERIEILLDEGTFEEWDMFKEHRCTDFDMEQTQVPGDGVVTGYGTVNGRMVFVFSQDFTVFGGALSETHAEKICKIMDKAMQVGAPVIGLNDSGGARIQEGVAALGGYADVFQRNVMASGVIPQISMIMGPCAGGAVYSPSMTDFIFMVKDSSYMFVTGPDVVKTVTHEEVTAEELGGAITHTTKSGVADLAFENDVEALLMLRRFINYLPQNNKETAPIRPTSDPADRLDYSLDTLVPDNANKPYDIKELIYKIVDDGDFFEVQPGHAANIVIGFARMEGQTVGIVANQPMVLAGCLDIKSAIKGGRFVRFCDAFNIPIITLVDVPGFMPGTSQEYGGIIKHGAKLLYAYAECTVPKVTLITRKAYGGAYDVMASKHLRGDVNFAWPSAEIAVMGPKGAVEIIFREDKGDPEKLAAKEAEYKAKFANPFVAGARGFIDDVIQPHETRKRICRSLVMLKNKKIENPWRKHGNIPL from the coding sequence ATGCACGACATCATCCACCAACTGGACGCCAAGCGCGAAAAGGCCCGCCTCGGCGGCGGCCAGAAGCGCATCGACGCCCAGCATGCCAAGGGCAAGCTGACGGCCAGGGAGCGCATCGAGATCCTGCTCGACGAAGGCACCTTCGAAGAGTGGGACATGTTCAAGGAGCACCGCTGCACCGACTTCGACATGGAGCAGACCCAGGTGCCCGGCGACGGCGTGGTGACCGGCTACGGCACGGTCAATGGCCGCATGGTGTTCGTCTTCTCCCAGGACTTCACCGTTTTCGGCGGTGCCCTGTCGGAAACCCATGCCGAGAAGATCTGCAAGATCATGGACAAGGCCATGCAGGTCGGCGCGCCGGTGATCGGCCTCAATGACTCGGGCGGCGCCCGCATCCAGGAAGGCGTGGCGGCCCTGGGCGGCTACGCGGACGTGTTCCAGCGCAACGTGATGGCCTCCGGGGTGATCCCCCAGATCTCGATGATCATGGGTCCCTGCGCAGGCGGCGCGGTGTACAGCCCGTCGATGACCGACTTCATCTTCATGGTGAAGGATTCCTCCTACATGTTCGTCACCGGTCCCGATGTGGTGAAGACCGTGACCCACGAGGAGGTGACGGCGGAGGAACTGGGGGGCGCCATCACCCACACCACCAAGTCCGGCGTGGCCGACCTGGCCTTCGAGAACGATGTGGAGGCGCTGCTGATGCTGCGCCGCTTCATCAACTACCTGCCCCAGAACAACAAGGAGACGGCGCCGATCCGTCCCACCAGCGACCCGGCCGACCGCCTCGACTACTCCCTCGACACTCTGGTGCCGGATAATGCCAACAAGCCCTACGACATCAAGGAACTGATCTACAAGATCGTGGACGACGGCGACTTCTTCGAGGTTCAGCCCGGCCATGCGGCCAACATCGTGATCGGCTTCGCCCGCATGGAAGGCCAGACCGTGGGCATCGTCGCCAACCAGCCCATGGTGCTGGCGGGCTGCCTGGACATCAAGTCCGCCATCAAGGGCGGCCGTTTTGTGCGCTTCTGCGACGCCTTCAACATTCCCATCATCACCCTGGTGGACGTGCCGGGCTTCATGCCGGGCACCAGCCAGGAATACGGCGGCATCATCAAGCACGGGGCCAAGCTGCTCTACGCCTACGCCGAGTGCACCGTGCCGAAAGTCACCCTGATCACCCGCAAGGCCTACGGCGGCGCCTATGACGTGATGGCCTCCAAGCATCTGCGCGGCGACGTGAACTTCGCATGGCCCAGCGCCGAGATTGCCGTGATGGGTCCCAAGGGCGCGGTGGAGATCATTTTCCGCGAGGACAAGGGCGACCCGGAAAAACTGGCCGCCAAGGAAGCGGAATACAAGGCCAAGTTCGCCAACCCCTTCGTGGCCGGCGCCCGGGGCTTCATCGACGACGTGATCCAGCCCCACGAGACCAGGAAGCGCATCTGCCGCTCCCTGGTGATGCTGAAGAACAAGAAGATCGAGAACCCGTGGCGCAAGCACGGCAACATTCCGCTGTAA